A genomic region of Exiguobacterium sp. Helios contains the following coding sequences:
- a CDS encoding GGDEF domain-containing protein — MRRFQQYLLRSWIVFFLVVIGIDLLAKSRDYSLSIDFFTFTLVVALSTIFVVDPVRRRHMSFTFHFGFVLFTFLTYGLLSAVCVGQLTMLIYQLRTFHTAIGRRRMLHNYPFNVTLELLLILPAGLAYNALGGTHGNDFALIGNIGPLLVMVLILWLVLLFQYKLSNFLLGENIPSSVMLPLLRFEAVVIAAELLFGIFSTLMVQNNGNSGLVMTAFALFIIKRSLGSSVHASDRIEHWEQIERLKEAAWKDGDAQFIIERYLRQLNHFVRPDIAWIKFDFGEGNSIYYSLKDGRKLKADHVRGIIIEEIIEEKDEVLLYGMQQEWDIRLYDCVPEETQSILFIQPEATEKINCSLFLASEASGEFTKDFGYELYRALRVLSWAVERAQERERLLTDSRTDAMTKLPNYRALQEWGDRRIRQRDLYPFSALMIDLDHFKQINDTYGHEVGDVVLFEVAKLLMQATRITDLVARYGGEEFVVLLPNTDLESAQIVAERIRETLHANPIQVGADSLTITASIGVDTLNELGDLASLIRNADRAMYIGAKFQGRDRVASYQEWKERVV; from the coding sequence ATGCGTCGCTTTCAACAATATCTCCTTCGAAGCTGGATTGTATTTTTTCTTGTCGTCATTGGAATCGATTTACTGGCGAAATCAAGAGACTACAGCCTCAGCATCGACTTTTTTACGTTCACGCTTGTTGTTGCACTCTCCACGATCTTTGTCGTCGATCCGGTCCGCAGAAGACATATGAGCTTTACGTTCCATTTCGGATTCGTGTTATTTACGTTTTTGACGTATGGATTGTTGTCTGCCGTCTGTGTCGGACAATTGACGATGTTGATCTATCAATTGCGGACGTTCCACACAGCGATTGGCCGCCGGCGTATGCTACATAACTATCCGTTTAATGTCACGCTCGAGCTGTTATTGATTTTACCTGCGGGACTCGCTTACAACGCGTTAGGTGGAACGCACGGGAACGACTTCGCGTTAATCGGAAACATCGGACCGTTACTCGTCATGGTCTTGATTTTATGGCTCGTTTTACTGTTCCAGTATAAGTTATCGAATTTTTTACTCGGTGAAAACATTCCAAGCAGTGTCATGCTACCGTTGCTTCGGTTCGAGGCGGTCGTCATTGCTGCCGAATTGTTATTCGGGATTTTCAGTACATTGATGGTTCAAAACAACGGGAACAGCGGTCTTGTCATGACGGCCTTTGCGCTGTTCATCATCAAACGGTCGCTTGGCAGTTCCGTCCATGCCAGTGACCGGATCGAGCACTGGGAGCAAATTGAACGATTAAAAGAAGCGGCCTGGAAAGATGGCGATGCCCAGTTCATCATTGAACGGTATTTACGTCAGTTGAACCATTTTGTTCGTCCGGACATCGCCTGGATTAAATTTGATTTTGGTGAAGGGAATTCGATTTATTATTCGTTGAAAGATGGTCGGAAGTTAAAGGCGGACCATGTCCGTGGGATCATCATTGAAGAAATCATTGAAGAAAAAGACGAAGTTTTGCTGTACGGCATGCAACAGGAGTGGGACATCCGTTTATATGATTGTGTCCCGGAAGAAACCCAATCGATTCTGTTCATCCAACCGGAAGCGACGGAAAAAATCAATTGCTCCTTATTCTTGGCTTCTGAAGCAAGCGGAGAGTTCACAAAAGACTTTGGATATGAGCTGTACCGGGCTTTACGGGTCCTATCGTGGGCAGTCGAACGGGCACAGGAACGGGAACGTCTGTTGACGGACAGCCGGACAGATGCGATGACGAAATTGCCAAACTACCGGGCGTTACAGGAATGGGGCGACCGCCGGATTCGGCAACGTGATTTATATCCATTCTCTGCCTTGATGATCGATTTGGATCATTTTAAACAAATCAATGATACGTATGGACATGAGGTCGGGGATGTCGTCCTGTTTGAAGTCGCTAAACTGTTGATGCAGGCGACACGGATCACCGATCTCGTCGCCCGGTATGGTGGTGAGGAATTCGTCGTCTTGTTACCGAACACGGATCTGGAATCAGCCCAAATCGTAGCAGAGCGGATTCGCGAGACGTTACATGCGAATCCTATTCAAGTGGGAGCGGATTCATTAACGATTACGGCAAGTATCGGTGTCGATACGTTAAACGAGTTGGGCGATTTAGCAAGTCTGATCCGCAACGCCGACCGCGCGATGTATATCGGTGCGAAGTTCCAAGGACGTGACCGTGTCGCATCCTACCAAGAATGGAAAGAACGTGTTGTCTAA
- a CDS encoding ABC transporter permease, which yields MMKRLKLANLYLIGVFIILYAPILYLAFYSFNSADNMTNFDSFTWDWYKEVFQDSRLLIIVLNTLVIALLSAAISTIIGVLGAIGIQAVRKKRVETSLLTLNSILIVSPDVIIGASFLIFFTMLGIQLGFTSVLLSHIAFSVPIVVILVLPKLQEMSPTLVDAARDLGASRLDVLTKVILPYITPGIFAGFFTALTYSLDDFAVTFFVTGNGFTTLSVEIYSLARQGISMKINALSTVIFLFTFLLVIGYYFLNQRSAMKLSRPEVK from the coding sequence ATGATGAAACGATTAAAATTAGCAAATCTGTACTTGATCGGGGTCTTCATCATCTTGTACGCACCGATTCTTTATCTGGCTTTCTACTCGTTCAACAGTGCCGATAACATGACGAATTTTGATTCCTTCACGTGGGATTGGTATAAGGAAGTCTTTCAGGATTCCCGTCTCTTGATCATCGTCTTAAATACGCTGGTCATCGCGCTCCTGTCCGCTGCAATCTCGACGATCATCGGTGTCCTCGGGGCCATCGGGATTCAAGCGGTCCGCAAAAAACGGGTCGAGACCTCTCTGTTGACGCTGAACAGCATCCTGATCGTCAGTCCCGACGTCATCATCGGTGCGTCGTTCCTGATCTTTTTCACGATGCTCGGCATTCAACTCGGCTTCACCTCGGTCCTGTTGTCACATATCGCGTTTTCCGTCCCGATTGTCGTCATTTTAGTCCTGCCGAAACTGCAGGAAATGAGTCCGACACTCGTCGATGCGGCACGTGACTTGGGAGCGAGCCGACTCGATGTTCTGACGAAAGTCATCTTGCCGTACATCACACCCGGCATCTTCGCCGGCTTCTTCACAGCATTGACGTATTCACTGGATGATTTTGCGGTGACGTTTTTCGTCACGGGGAATGGATTTACGACGTTGTCCGTTGAAATCTATTCGCTTGCCCGCCAAGGAATTTCGATGAAAATTAATGCCTTGTCGACCGTGATTTTCCTGTTTACGTTCTTACTCGTCATCGGCTACTACTTCCTGAACCAACGTTCTGCCATGAAGCTGTCCCGACCGGAGGTGAAATAA
- a CDS encoding helix-turn-helix domain-containing protein, whose amino-acid sequence MRTIGNKIKNLRLQKGLTQEELGERTDLSKGYISQIEREISSPSIETLFSLLEVLGISAKDFFDEDTLNQKVVYSQKDVTRYEDPEQGYHVTWLIPESNEKEMEPVLLHLAPGGHFKAYEPSGSETFVYVLEGSVTLQLGRESFVATQGETLYYKASEIHQLRNDSEAETKVLVTATDSYL is encoded by the coding sequence TTGCGGACGATCGGAAACAAAATCAAAAATCTGCGTCTTCAAAAAGGCTTGACGCAAGAGGAGCTTGGCGAACGGACGGATTTAAGTAAAGGATACATTTCGCAAATCGAACGTGAAATCAGTTCACCGTCGATTGAGACGCTGTTCAGTCTTCTGGAAGTACTCGGCATCTCGGCGAAGGATTTCTTTGATGAGGATACATTAAACCAAAAGGTCGTTTATTCGCAAAAAGATGTCACGCGTTATGAGGACCCGGAACAAGGGTACCATGTGACATGGTTGATTCCGGAATCGAACGAAAAGGAAATGGAGCCGGTCTTGTTACACCTGGCACCAGGCGGACATTTCAAAGCATACGAACCGTCCGGATCAGAAACGTTCGTGTATGTGCTCGAAGGATCGGTCACATTACAGCTTGGTCGGGAATCATTCGTCGCAACGCAAGGCGAGACACTTTATTATAAAGCTTCAGAAATTCATCAATTACGAAATGATTCAGAGGCGGAAACGAAAGTACTCGTGACGGCCACGGATTCGTACTTATAA
- a CDS encoding ABC transporter permease, translating to MQKTRNWYLIPYSFWIALFVIAPIILVVYYSFLDLEGHFSLVNYQKFFTSTYLTMTLSSFWYAFLITLFSLAIGYPTAYLLTKTKHKQLWLLLIILPTWINLLLKAYAFIGLFSTYGWANQTLEAIGIGRKQILFTDFSFVFVSVYIFIPFMILPIFNAIEKLNPSLVFAARDLGASNFMTFRRVVFPLTLDGVKSGCQLVFIPALSLFMITRLIAGNRVITLGTAIEQQFLVTQNWGMGATIAVFLIIAMAIILALTSTKRKKGATT from the coding sequence ATGCAGAAGACACGCAACTGGTATCTGATTCCGTATAGTTTTTGGATTGCGTTGTTCGTCATCGCACCGATTATCCTCGTCGTCTATTATTCGTTCCTCGACCTGGAAGGACATTTTTCACTCGTCAACTATCAGAAATTCTTTACATCAACCTATCTGACGATGACGCTCAGCTCATTTTGGTATGCCTTTTTGATCACACTGTTTTCACTTGCCATCGGTTATCCGACCGCCTACCTGTTGACGAAAACGAAGCATAAACAATTGTGGTTACTATTAATCATCCTGCCGACCTGGATCAACTTGTTATTAAAAGCGTATGCGTTCATCGGTTTATTCAGCACTTATGGATGGGCAAACCAGACGCTTGAAGCAATCGGCATCGGCCGGAAACAGATTTTGTTCACGGACTTCAGTTTCGTGTTCGTTTCCGTCTATATCTTTATTCCGTTCATGATCTTACCGATCTTTAATGCGATTGAAAAACTGAACCCGTCGCTTGTCTTTGCGGCCCGCGATCTCGGGGCTTCAAACTTCATGACGTTCCGCCGTGTCGTCTTTCCGTTGACGCTTGACGGCGTAAAATCGGGCTGTCAACTGGTCTTCATTCCAGCGCTGTCGTTATTCATGATCACGCGTCTGATTGCCGGTAACCGGGTCATCACACTCGGAACAGCGATTGAACAACAATTTCTGGTCACGCAGAACTGGGGCATGGGCGCGACGATTGCCGTCTTCCTGATTATTGCGATGGCAATCATTTTAGCGTTGACGAGTACGAAACGGAAGAAAGGGGCGACGACATGA
- a CDS encoding TspO/MBR family protein: MKNKWIWLNWLGFVFTIAVNALDGGKTGRISDTISTYFKPAGYAFSIWGLIYLVLLVWLIMQTIPKFKEHDIAKKIGPWFLISCLFNAGWIVTFSYKLFPLSVVVIAGLLISLIVIYSKIDRETKALRFKLPFSLYLGWVSVATIANIFLTIDTENINSWLGIGDAGWTMIMLGVGVVLALLFMFANRDPIYPLVFVWAYIAINFQSDNGLVDTVVLGSVVVLLAGYVFLLVRMRRQVQLSK, from the coding sequence TTGAAAAACAAATGGATTTGGCTCAATTGGCTTGGTTTTGTCTTTACGATTGCCGTCAATGCACTCGACGGCGGAAAAACAGGTCGGATTTCGGATACGATCAGCACTTATTTTAAACCCGCAGGTTATGCTTTCTCGATTTGGGGACTCATCTATCTTGTGTTACTCGTTTGGCTCATCATGCAAACGATTCCGAAGTTCAAAGAACATGACATCGCCAAAAAAATCGGACCGTGGTTCTTGATCAGCTGTCTGTTCAATGCCGGTTGGATCGTTACGTTCTCATACAAACTGTTCCCGTTGTCTGTCGTCGTCATTGCCGGTCTTTTGATTTCACTGATCGTCATCTACTCAAAAATCGACCGCGAGACAAAAGCGTTACGTTTTAAATTACCGTTTTCACTTTATCTTGGCTGGGTCTCGGTCGCGACGATTGCGAATATCTTCTTGACGATCGACACTGAAAACATCAACTCATGGCTCGGAATCGGAGATGCCGGTTGGACGATGATCATGCTTGGTGTCGGTGTCGTTCTCGCCTTGTTATTCATGTTCGCCAATCGCGATCCGATTTATCCACTCGTCTTCGTCTGGGCGTATATCGCGATCAACTTCCAGTCGGATAACGGACTTGTCGATACGGTCGTTCTCGGAAGTGTCGTCGTTCTGCTTGCCGGATATGTCTTCCTGCTCGTCCGGATGCGTCGTCAGGTTCAACTGAGCAAGTAA
- a CDS encoding ABC transporter ATP-binding protein, translated as MADNNTIIQFTDVTKRFDDQTVLERVSFEIERGKFYTLLGPSGCGKTTVLRLIAGFTEATEGDILFNGKRINDVPANKRQVNTVFQDYALFPHLNVFENIAFGLRIKKMKEAEIKTRVLDALKFVNLSGYENREITEMSGGQRQRVAIARAIVNEPEVILLDEPLSALDLKLRTEMQYELRDLQRRLGITFIFVTHDQEEALAMSDEIFVLNHGLIQQSGTPTDIYDEPINRFVADFIGESNIIPGRMVMDYRVSFAEQEFDCVDRGLELNEPVEIVIRPEDLEITSVAQGKLRVTVDSQLFRGVHYEIACMDEVGNEWLVHSTKKATVGEQIGLTFDPEAIHVMRLNETEEEFDKRLESYDGVL; from the coding sequence TTGGCAGACAACAATACGATCATTCAATTTACAGACGTGACAAAGCGTTTTGACGATCAGACGGTTCTCGAACGCGTCAGTTTTGAAATCGAACGCGGGAAATTTTATACGTTGCTCGGACCATCCGGTTGCGGGAAGACGACAGTCTTACGGCTGATTGCCGGATTCACCGAGGCGACAGAAGGCGATATTCTGTTTAACGGAAAACGGATCAACGATGTCCCGGCTAACAAACGGCAAGTCAATACCGTTTTTCAAGATTATGCCTTGTTTCCGCACCTCAACGTTTTTGAAAACATCGCCTTCGGATTGCGAATCAAAAAGATGAAGGAAGCGGAAATCAAGACGCGTGTGCTTGATGCGTTGAAGTTCGTCAACTTATCAGGATACGAGAATCGGGAAATTACGGAGATGTCAGGCGGACAACGCCAACGGGTCGCGATTGCCCGTGCCATCGTTAACGAACCGGAAGTCATCCTGCTGGATGAACCGTTATCGGCACTTGATTTAAAGCTGCGGACAGAAATGCAGTATGAGCTCCGTGATTTACAACGGCGTCTCGGCATCACGTTCATCTTCGTCACTCATGATCAAGAGGAAGCGCTCGCGATGTCAGATGAAATCTTCGTCCTCAATCATGGTCTGATCCAACAATCCGGGACACCGACGGATATTTATGACGAACCGATCAACCGCTTCGTCGCTGATTTCATCGGTGAGTCAAATATCATTCCGGGACGAATGGTGATGGATTACCGCGTCTCATTCGCCGAACAGGAATTTGATTGTGTCGACCGTGGTCTCGAATTAAATGAACCGGTCGAAATCGTCATCCGTCCGGAAGACTTGGAAATCACGAGTGTCGCGCAAGGTAAGTTACGTGTGACGGTCGATTCGCAGTTGTTCCGCGGCGTCCATTATGAGATTGCCTGCATGGATGAAGTCGGAAACGAATGGCTTGTCCACAGTACGAAAAAAGCAACGGTCGGTGAACAGATCGGCTTGACGTTTGATCCGGAAGCGATTCATGTCATGCGTCTGAATGAGACGGAAGAGGAATTCGATAAACGACTTGAATCATATGACGGGGTGTTGTGA
- a CDS encoding PotD/PotF family extracellular solute-binding protein — MKKLIQLFVAIFLISGIILFALNRLNATQGYSGKNVLNIYNWGDYIDPELIDQFEKESGIKVVYQTFDSNEAMLTKIEQGGTTYDIAVPSDYAIAKMIEEDLVVPIDQKKIPNLKNIDPRFLDLSFDPGNKYSIPYFWGTVGIVYNQKLIDGKKPTSWKDLWDPALKNQILLADGAREVMGMSLNSLGYSLNETDETKLQKAKANLMDLTPNVKAIVGDEIKLLLANEEAGIGVVWSGDANEIMSENENLNYVIPKEGSNVWFDNIVIPKTAKNVKGAHEFINFMLDPKNAAKNADYVGYSTPNEAALKLLDRDVREDKRFYPDKQVTDTLEVYENLGKEMLAHYNELFLEFKMHKK, encoded by the coding sequence ATGAAAAAGCTCATTCAATTATTTGTCGCAATTTTTTTGATATCCGGTATCATCTTGTTTGCTTTGAACCGGTTGAATGCAACACAAGGGTATTCCGGAAAAAACGTTTTGAACATTTATAACTGGGGCGACTACATCGATCCGGAATTGATTGATCAGTTCGAAAAGGAATCCGGCATCAAAGTCGTCTATCAAACGTTTGATTCGAACGAAGCGATGTTGACGAAAATCGAACAGGGCGGAACGACGTATGATATCGCCGTCCCTTCCGATTATGCAATCGCGAAGATGATCGAAGAAGATTTAGTCGTCCCGATTGATCAGAAAAAAATTCCAAATCTGAAAAATATCGACCCGCGGTTCCTCGATTTATCGTTTGATCCGGGCAACAAGTACTCGATCCCTTATTTTTGGGGGACGGTCGGAATCGTCTACAATCAAAAGTTGATTGACGGAAAGAAACCGACCAGTTGGAAGGACTTGTGGGATCCGGCGCTGAAAAATCAAATTCTTCTCGCAGACGGTGCACGTGAAGTAATGGGGATGAGTCTGAACAGTCTCGGTTATTCCTTAAACGAGACCGATGAAACCAAACTGCAGAAAGCGAAAGCGAACCTGATGGATCTGACACCGAACGTCAAGGCGATTGTCGGTGATGAAATCAAGTTGTTGCTTGCAAACGAAGAAGCAGGGATTGGTGTCGTCTGGTCCGGTGATGCCAATGAAATCATGAGTGAAAATGAAAATTTGAACTACGTGATTCCAAAGGAAGGATCGAACGTCTGGTTCGATAACATCGTCATTCCGAAAACGGCTAAAAATGTAAAAGGTGCCCATGAATTCATCAATTTCATGTTGGATCCGAAAAATGCCGCCAAAAATGCGGACTATGTCGGATACTCGACACCAAACGAAGCGGCTTTGAAATTGCTCGATCGTGACGTGCGGGAAGACAAACGTTTTTATCCGGATAAACAGGTCACGGATACACTCGAAGTATATGAAAACTTAGGTAAGGAAATGCTCGCTCATTATAATGAACTATTTTTAGAGTTCAAAATGCATAAGAAATAA
- a CDS encoding DegV family protein, with protein MKIAWITDSTTILPDSISRHEDLTVVPLLVMKDGESFTDGVDVQAETVYEWIGAKHKVTTSQPSIGTFTEHYERLKEQYDVGFAIHLSSELSGTYNASVQGAEIAGFRLIAIDSRCGIYPAGQLLAEAMQLAADGMSVEEIEQYILERRFDHHIEFTVANLDQLQAGGRISSTKAFVGNLLQLRPLFHFEEGKIVPYQTVRTFKKAHAKIYDHLVEMLESGTVTDVSLFHATAYDLALEWKTNLEKRFDVTVRIDNLTPVLGSHTGNPAIGMSFLNPTSRR; from the coding sequence ATGAAGATTGCATGGATTACAGATAGCACGACGATTTTGCCCGATTCGATTTCTCGGCACGAAGACTTGACCGTCGTCCCTCTTCTCGTCATGAAAGACGGTGAAAGTTTTACGGACGGCGTCGATGTCCAGGCCGAGACCGTCTATGAATGGATTGGTGCGAAGCACAAGGTCACGACCAGCCAACCGTCGATCGGTACGTTCACAGAACACTATGAACGGTTAAAAGAGCAGTATGATGTCGGCTTTGCCATCCATCTTTCAAGTGAATTGAGCGGGACGTATAACGCTTCTGTTCAAGGTGCTGAAATTGCCGGATTCCGGTTGATTGCGATCGATTCCCGTTGCGGCATCTATCCGGCAGGTCAATTGCTGGCGGAAGCGATGCAACTGGCAGCAGACGGGATGTCAGTCGAAGAGATCGAGCAGTATATTCTCGAGCGCCGCTTCGACCATCATATCGAGTTCACGGTCGCGAACCTTGATCAGTTGCAGGCAGGTGGACGGATTTCCTCGACAAAAGCTTTTGTCGGTAATTTACTTCAGTTACGCCCGCTGTTTCATTTTGAAGAGGGCAAAATCGTTCCGTATCAGACGGTTCGAACCTTTAAGAAAGCCCACGCCAAGATTTATGATCACCTTGTCGAAATGCTTGAGAGTGGAACGGTCACCGATGTCTCGTTATTCCACGCGACTGCCTATGATTTGGCACTTGAATGGAAAACGAATCTCGAAAAGCGGTTTGATGTCACGGTTCGCATCGATAACTTAACGCCTGTTCTCGGATCGCATACCGGTAATCCGGCCATCGGCATGTCCTTCCTAAACCCGACGAGCCGACGCTGA
- a CDS encoding YktB family protein → MTTHFTKEAFDTFEIEGLEQRMDAIRERIQPVFKQIGQEVSPDLTVHLAEDMYVHIAQHARRKVNPPKDTWMAFSPNKRGYKKHPHFQVGLFDDHLFIWLAYIYELPNKSQYAAKLLDHQELLHALPSDFVVSYDHMKKEAQRIDENSLEQGLVRFRDVKKAEFLVGRHVSAEEVSTMSHEDLVKLIRNTYEQLVPIYKKIQ, encoded by the coding sequence GTGACTACACATTTTACGAAAGAAGCATTTGATACATTTGAGATTGAAGGACTGGAACAACGGATGGACGCGATCCGGGAACGGATTCAACCTGTCTTCAAACAAATCGGGCAAGAAGTATCACCGGATTTAACGGTCCATCTGGCAGAAGATATGTATGTGCATATTGCACAGCATGCCCGCCGGAAAGTAAATCCGCCGAAGGACACATGGATGGCTTTTTCCCCGAACAAACGCGGATACAAAAAACATCCGCATTTCCAAGTCGGCTTATTTGATGATCATCTGTTCATCTGGCTCGCTTACATTTACGAACTTCCGAATAAATCACAGTACGCTGCTAAACTACTGGATCACCAGGAGCTGTTGCATGCACTGCCGTCCGATTTTGTTGTTTCTTACGATCATATGAAGAAAGAGGCACAACGGATTGACGAGAACAGTCTAGAACAAGGACTCGTTCGGTTCCGCGATGTCAAGAAAGCAGAATTCTTAGTCGGCCGTCATGTCTCTGCGGAAGAAGTCAGTACGATGTCGCACGAGGATTTAGTAAAATTGATTCGAAATACCTACGAACAACTCGTGCCAATCTATAAAAAAATTCAATAA
- a CDS encoding iron-sulfur cluster biosynthesis family protein, translating to MKITFTEAALNRIDQLRGDTEGQLHLYYDTEGCGCGNSGIFSIRLVSAATDEDMTIDSNVGPVLVKRWSSHFLDQEMTLDYNSEKKSLILKSDGQYFNTNVLVTDQTGCQLTANR from the coding sequence ATGAAGATTACATTTACAGAAGCCGCTCTTAATCGGATCGATCAATTACGCGGTGATACGGAAGGTCAATTGCATCTTTATTACGATACAGAAGGATGCGGTTGCGGGAACTCAGGTATCTTCAGTATTCGTCTTGTCTCCGCCGCAACGGATGAAGATATGACAATTGATTCGAATGTCGGACCTGTCCTTGTCAAACGGTGGTCAAGTCATTTCCTCGATCAGGAAATGACGCTTGATTATAATTCCGAGAAAAAATCGTTGATCTTAAAAAGTGATGGTCAATACTTCAATACGAACGTCCTCGTTACCGATCAGACCGGCTGCCAGCTGACAGCCAACCGGTAA